DNA sequence from the Vicia villosa cultivar HV-30 ecotype Madison, WI linkage group LG3, Vvil1.0, whole genome shotgun sequence genome:
aatccgaGTGAAAATAAAATACAGAATATAAAAATTTCACAATGAAACATGTTTGCTCACTTTATTAATCCTCATCCATGTGTTTTACCCTGCAGCGCATAAGAATATAGCAGTTCAACTTCAAAGTTTCATAACATCCAATGTTTTCCAAAACTGAACAGGTTAGTTTATCCTTTCCTCATAATTCCTCAAAATTTCTACTAATTTTCATAATTTCCGCTTAATTCTTTCAAATTTCTACCATTTTTCATAATTACCGCTTAATTCAATGTTTACGGAaacacccacttatttttattgATTCTGCAAAGTGCAGTTTTATTGATGTTTGCATATGAATGCAGCAACACCAAAAGAAAAAGGGAGAATGGTTATCAGGAAGTTTCAAACCAGAGAATTTCATTCCAGGTCTTGTTATAGGTTTTATCTGTGGCTTGTTGATTGATTTAACTAAGCAAACTAGAAATCACTTGTCCAACAAAATTTTCTCGTCTAACAAGGCTCAGCACCAACTCTCACTCTCAAGTAATGGTGATCAAGAACTTAAAATGGTTTGTTtatttcatattcaatttctcATTATGCATATAGACCTCTTTCGTTGGAtgttgagaaatttctgatttCAACTGTCTGTGTCAGGTTCTGGTTGTTAGGCAAGACCTAAAGATGAGATCCGGAAAGATTGCGTCTCAATGTGCTCGTAAGATATGAAACTATTGTTTAGTTTATAGATTTGTTCTTTATCTAAAATTGTTTATAGTAATATGCGCTATTACATTCGTCTGTTTTTCTGGCAGATGCTGCCACTGGCATGTATGCTGAATTAACGCAAAGGTACTTATTAATAGCTCTTCCTACCAATCCACCAACACCGCTTTCATGAGAAAACAAAATCGCAAATAGTTTAATGTAATGTTTAAGAAGGTTGATTTAAAGTGTGAGGTTTCAAGCAAGTTTTTATAAGCACTATGTGATGGCCTTTTTTGCTTTTGATTGTTCATATAATCTAGTAACAGGTGACTTGGTTGCGACCTTTTTCCGCGAGTTAGCAAATGGGAAGATTGTATGTTTAGTTTTGAAGTTTCATATTGAATAtaaagatgatgatgattattcaaCATGAGTCATTTTTCTATGCTTCATAGTCATGCTTATGTATTATAAATATTGGAGTTTGTTCAGGCAACATAATCTTTGGTCGTTATCCCTATTAGCTGATAAACTCCATTGATGAATACTTTTGCAGCAACCGGTCTCTTTTAAGACATTGGGAACACTGCGGTCAGCCCAAAATTGTCGTGACTTGCAAGAACCAACAAGAAATGTAAGCCGATGATTTCATTCAAAGTACTGTAAATATGCTTCTGGTTTAGAGATCTGCATCCTGACCTGGGTTTTAATCAGGAATAAGATAAAGGAAACAGCTGAGAGTGTTGGCCTCCCTACTTTTGTTGTTGCCGATGCTGGACGAACACAGGTAATAATGCTTGATATGTGGCGAAATATAGAACAATACCCTTAAATATGCTATCACGTAGTTAGTACATAGTAATAACTACCACGTTGTTAATATGTATTCTCTGAAGTAGTATCTATCATCTTCAGGTTTCGGCAGGATCAAAGACTGTACTTGCTGTTGGACCTGGTCAGCTTTGTGTTGCTTTGTTCTTGACTCGGTTTATGTTGCTTTGTATTTCATGTATAACTAGTAGTATGTACTAGAACATCAAATTACATATGTATGACAGAGCATTTGAATGTTACTTTTCGTTGCAGGGCCTAAATCAATTGTGGACTCGGTGACTGGAAGGTTGGCTCTACTATGACAACATTCAAGAAACGGGCCATGAAATTATAAATCAGCCAGACTTAGTTAACCTGTGATCTTTGTTCCGGCAGCACTATTCAGATTGTATTACTTGTAGGATCTTCTTACTAGGGATAAATAGAGCACTCTATTTTTGGATCTGTTGTGTGAAACATATTGTTCCTTACAAGGAAGCTCTTTAGGAAGTTAATGTTTTGAGAGATTTTGAGCAAGATGAGACAATATTTCATAATTATGAAGTATGAAAATTCTCTTGAATGAGATAGCAATGCAAGTTTGAGCAACGAACTATTTGATTAACATCATTACAATTACATTGCATTACATATTCTATGCCTCTCTCTAATTTTGTTTGACAATTTTCTCATATTCTAGCAATTGCATGTCTGTCATCCTAGATGTATCCTTGAAGAGGATTTGCAAATCAAACTCTTTCTCTTTTATCTTCAACTCTTCATCTTACTCTTAAAAATTTCAAACTATTCTTCATTTTCAACCGATTCTCCTTCAACTTGAACTTAATCTCTTTCATCACAAACTCTCGCCTTCAGTTTGGTTTGCTCATCAATTACACATGTTGAAGTTAGCTCAACATTAGAGGAAGATGCTTTATTCACTTTTAAGTGTTTCTTTTACTTCAATCACATGTACACCTATTTGAATTGTCATTGATCAACCAAAACATCACTA
Encoded proteins:
- the LOC131654776 gene encoding uncharacterized protein LOC131654776 isoform X1, with protein sequence MFSKTEQQHQKKKGEWLSGSFKPENFIPGLVIGFICGLLIDLTKQTRNHLSNKIFSSNKAQHQLSLSSNGDQELKMVLVVRQDLKMRSGKIASQCAHAATGMYAELTQSNRSLLRHWEHCGQPKIVVTCKNQQEMNKIKETAESVGLPTFVVADAGRTQVSAGSKTVLAVGPGQLCVALFLTRFMLLCISWPKSIVDSVTGRLALL
- the LOC131654776 gene encoding uncharacterized protein LOC131654776 isoform X2, with protein sequence MFSKTEQQHQKKKGEWLSGSFKPENFIPGLVIGFICGLLIDLTKQTRNHLSNKIFSSNKAQHQLSLSSNGDQELKMVLVVRQDLKMRSGKIASQCAHAATGMYAELTQSNRSLLRHWEHCGQPKIVVTCKNQQEMNKIKETAESVGLPTFVVADAGRTQVSAGSKTVLAVGPGPKSIVDSVTGRLALL